A stretch of Aedes aegypti strain LVP_AGWG chromosome 2, AaegL5.0 Primary Assembly, whole genome shotgun sequence DNA encodes these proteins:
- the LOC5565288 gene encoding nose resistant to fluoxetine protein 6: MVFIGICIAIFGLTVYASFNRKSSKSNGSTEINLVNSFAIQRSWRNFWYLPTSKTHQDFQYIEGVRVLTCLTIVFMHTRYEPLMLPTSHPDKLKLSLLGKLGNVMTPTTVQIFFTMSGLLMAVNFFSEAKKQPVTWQFLRNKVVNRLIRFLPVYVLWILFTGSVYGILSSGPMAYHTLKAHSLPCRNLWWANLVFVNNLPIQDNFCMIHAWYLGADMQMFLASLGLLTLMWRFPKAVPKLLLAGAIGSAVIMICVSYKHALDPVFRLGLDDVLIGLLLFKWLRFLYMPGYTNLWSYLSGIIAGYAYVTLSNGGYDFRDTKTYKFVRALSTSLVVAVPLISLAFFDVTYDLRPSLWVALMTTITRCYVPLFVAVRFVEKIARPVNSTRKLLSKPAFCYLGKLCYIVYIIHYSIIKMLFSRDDPNAMVDNVKLWERFFIATVSSIGVAFLIYLLVEQPLGAFLRAKLIRINKTKKIQ; the protein is encoded by the exons ATGGTTTTCATTGGCATCTGCATTGCAATTTTTGGTCTGACTGTGTATGCATCATTCAACAGGAAATCATCAAAGTCTAATGGATCTACAG AAATTAATCTGGTGAATTCCTTCGCTATTCAACGATCTTGGAGAAACTTTTGGTACCTTCCAACCAGCAAAACGCACCAGGACTTCCAATACATAGAAGGCGTTCGAGTTCTAACCTGTCTGACGATCGTATTCATGCACACCAGATATGAACCGCTCATGCTGCCGACCTCCCATCCGGACAAGCTTAAGTTGTCTCTCCTGGGAAAATTGGGAAATGTGATGACTCCAACCACCGTGCAGATTTTCTTCACCATGAGTGGTCTGCTGATGGCAGTAAACTTCTTTTCGGAAGCGAAAAAACAGCCAGTGACGTGGCAATTCTTGCGAAACAAGGTGGTGAACCGGTTGATCAGATTCCTTCCGGTTTACGTGCTGTGGATACTTTTCACCGGTTCGGTATACGGCATATTGAGTAGCGGCCCGATGGCTTATCACACGCTCAAAGCGCACAGTTTGCCGTGCCGTAACCTCTGGTGGGCCAACCTGGTGTTCGTTAACAATCTCCCTATCCAGGACAACTTCTGCATGATTCATGCGTGGTACTTGGGAGCTGACATGCAGATGTTTTTGGCCTCCCTTGGATTGCTTACGTTGATGTGGCG GTTCCCAAAAGCTGTTCCCAAGCTGTTGCTAGCTGGAGCTATTGGCTCCGCTGTGATCATGATCTGTGTTTCGTACAAACACGCGTTGGACCCAGTATTTAGGCTTGGACTTGA TGACGTGCTGATTGGGCTTTTGCTGTTCAAATGGTTGCGTTTTCTCTACATGCCCGGATATACGAATTTGTGGTCATATCTAAGCGGAATCATCGCAGGGTATGCGTATGTTACCCTCAGCAATGGTGGATATGATTTCCGTGACACTAAG ACCTACAAATTTGTACGAGCCCTATCAACAAGTCTGGTGGTAGCCGTGCCGTTGATCTCCCTAGCCTTCTTCGACGTTACCTACGACCTGCGACCCTCACTTTGGGTGGCACTGATGACCACGATTACACGGTGTTACGTCCCATTATTCGTAGCGGTGCGTTTTGTTGAGAAAATTGCCCGTCCAGTAAATTCAACCCGGAAGCTTCTGAGTAAACCGGCGTTCTGCTATCTCGGGAAGTTGTGCTACATAGTCTACATCATTCACTATAGTATTATAAAGATGCTGTTCAGCCGAGATGATCCAAACGCGATGGTGGATAACGTCAAGCTTTGGGAACGATTTTTCATTGCAACGGTGTCGTCAATTGGAGTAGCGTTTTTGATCTATCTGCTCGTGGAGCAGCCTTTGGGAGCTTTTCTTAGGGCGAAGCTTATTAGGATTAATAAAACGAAAAAGATTCAATAA